One region of Apus apus isolate bApuApu2 chromosome W, bApuApu2.pri.cur, whole genome shotgun sequence genomic DNA includes:
- the LOC127395168 gene encoding uncharacterized protein LOC127395168: MDVINKVTAMAPPSTKKDTQTFLGTVGFWRMHIPCYSEIVKPLYEVTRKKNDFKWGPDQQKAFEQIKKEIAQAMALGPVRTGPGIKNVLYTAAGHNGPNWSLWQKAPGETRGRPLGFWSRSYRGSEANYTTTEKEILAAYEGVRAASEVIGTEAQLFLAPRLPVLRFMFENNLSPVHHATDVTWSKWTALITQRARIGKPNRPGIVEAITNWPEGTHFGMPPQEVVRRAQEAPPYDHLPETEKQFALFTDGSCRLVGNHRKWKAAVWSPTRLVAQAAEGEGESSQFAEVKAIQLALDIAEREGWPRLYLYTDSWMAANALWGWLKQWQQNNWQRKCKPIWVADLWKDIAARIEKLEVKVRHVDAHVPLSRATEEHRHNQRADEAAQVFQVDLDWEHKGELFLARWAHDSSGHQGRDATYKWARDRGVDLTMDTIAQVMHDCETCAAIKQAKRLKPLWYEGRWSKYRFGEAWQIDYIPLPQSRQGKRYVLTMVETSTGWLETYPVPHATARNTVLGLEKQILWRHGTPERIELDNGSHLKNSLVTDWAKEHGIEWISHIPYYAQASGKVERYNGLLKATLKAMGGGTFKNWDKNLAKATWLVNTRGSINRAGPAQSDLLRTADGDKVPVVCERNLLGKSVWVYPASGKGKPVRGIAFAQGPGHTWCVMMEDGEVQYVPQGNLTLGENP, translated from the coding sequence atggatgtgattaacaaagtaacagctatggccccaccatcaactaaaaaggacactcaaacctttttagggactgttggtttctggagaatgcatattccatgttacagtgaaattgtgaaacctctctatgaggtgaccagaaagaagaatgatttcaaatggggtcctgaccaacagaaagcttttgagcagatcaagaaggagattgcgcaggcaatggcccttggaccggttcgaacagggccaggcatcaagaacgtgctctacactgcagccggacacaatggtcccaactggagcctctggcagaaagcaccaggggaaactcgaggtcgacccctgggattctggagccggagctacagaggttccgaggccaactacacaacaactgagaaggagatacttgcagcatatgaaggagttagagccgcttcagaagtgattggcactgaagcacagctctttctggcgcccaggctaccggtgctgagattcatgttcgagaataacctttctcctgtccatcatgccaccgatgtgacttggagtaaatggactgctttgatcacccaaagagcccgaatagggaaacctaatcgtccaggtattgtggaagcaattacaaactggccagaaggcacccactttggaatgccaccacaagaagtggtgagacgagctcaagaagctccaccatatgatcatctaccagagactgagaaacaatttgctcttttcaccgatggctcctgtcgtcttgtagggaaccaccggaagtggaaagctgccgtgtggagtcctacacgactggttgcacaagcagctgaaggagaaggtgaatcaagtcagtttgcagaggtcaaagccatccagctggctttggacattgctgagcgagaggggtggccgagactctacctctacactgactcgtggatggcagcaaatgccttgtggggttggctaaaacagtggcagcagaataactggcagcgaaagtgtaaacctatttgggttgctgacctgtggaaggacattgcagctcggatagagaaactggaggtaaaagtgcgtcatgtggatgcacacgtgcctctgagtcgagccactgaggaacatcgacacaaccaacgagcagatgaggctgctcaagtgttccaagtagacttagactgggaacacaagggtgagctttttctggctcggtgggcccatgattcttcaggtcatcagggcagagatgcaacatacaaatgggctcgtgaccgaggggtggacttaactatggacactattgcacaggtgatgcatgactgtgagacatgtgctgcaattaagcaggcaaaacggttgaaacctttgtggtatgaggggaggtggtcaaagtacagatttggagaggcctggcaaattgactacatcccactgcctcagagccgccagggtaagcgctatgtgcttacaatggtggaaacaagtacaggatggttggagacatatcctgtgcctcatgccacagccaggaatactgtcctgggccttgagaagcaaatcttgtggagacatggtactccagagagaattgagttAGACAATGGgagtcatttaaaaaacagtcttgtcactgactgggctaaagagcatggtattgaatggatctcccatatcccatactatgcacaggcctcagggaaagttgaaaggtacaatggtctgttgaaggctaccctaaaggcaatgggtggtggaactttcaaaaactgggataaaaatttggcaaaggccacctggttagttaataccaggggatccatcaatcgggctggtcctgcccagtcagaccttttgcgtactgcagatggggataaagtccctgtggtatgtgaaagaaacctgctgggtaaaagtgtttgggtctatcctgcttcaggcaaaggtaaacctgtcaggggtattgcttttgctcagggacctggacatacctggtgtgtgatgatggaggatggtgaagtacaatatgtacctcaaggtaatctgactttgggagagaatccttaa